One genomic segment of Rhizobium sp. 11515TR includes these proteins:
- a CDS encoding xanthine dehydrogenase family protein molybdopterin-binding subunit, producing the protein MTETSRNLVPEDEFPTGSPVNISRRHFLLTSAGAAAGAFVLGFGVPVGRARAQQAASPMPPGTRVPAFLEIRPDSTIRFMSPFVEGGQGVFTAMAQIVGEELDADPKTFVVENAPTGSDYLVVHGKMRITGGSMSVRTSYETMRRLGALARNMILQAAAKRLNAPITELTTEPGRVIHAASGRSLAYGDVASEALDLPVPAPESVALRDPSKFRWIGKPVERLDMHDKSTGKAIYAIDCKIDGMLHAAVQHAPRLGLTIGKIRNEDQLKAMPGVHSVHSLPGAVAVVAERWWNAKRAAEAAQVDWREPGSDANPALRYMPADFSTTAFNDKLANEPGNGKEAENVGDIAKAFDGAKTVVSATYRSQYLHHAQLEPPSTLARFNPDGSLELWMPNQAPEQFQADIAKLTGLDPSKVIIHSPILGGFFGRHFLYPSANPYPQAIQLAKEVGRPVKLIWSREEEFLRDPMRPMAAVRFRGALDANGMPVALEAISACEGPTEGVYGHKEDSLDPTALEGLAGKSYAIPNYRIAQIYVKNPTTLAYWRSVGNSMNDFFYETFLDELADKGGQDPYELRLKLLQKNERLSNLLKAAGDLSGGWKRGPFTADDGSRRARGVAMASPFGSHTAAIAEVSIRNGQVVVHDVWEAIDPGSIVNPAIIEAQINSATALGMSQVLMEEAVYKNGEPVARNYDLYPILPPDRMARVHVRIVESGAEMGGIGEPGLPAVPPAVANAVSTLTGKRIRSMPLSNYTFES; encoded by the coding sequence GTGACCGAGACCAGCCGCAACCTCGTTCCTGAAGATGAGTTTCCCACAGGATCGCCGGTCAACATCTCACGCCGGCATTTTCTCCTGACATCTGCGGGTGCAGCAGCAGGCGCTTTCGTCCTCGGCTTTGGCGTTCCGGTTGGCCGCGCGCGAGCCCAGCAGGCGGCAAGCCCAATGCCTCCAGGCACACGCGTCCCGGCCTTTCTCGAAATCCGCCCGGACAGCACCATCCGCTTCATGAGCCCCTTCGTCGAAGGCGGGCAAGGCGTCTTCACTGCGATGGCCCAGATCGTCGGCGAGGAACTCGATGCGGATCCGAAAACCTTCGTCGTCGAAAATGCGCCGACGGGCAGCGACTATCTGGTCGTGCACGGCAAGATGCGCATTACCGGCGGCAGCATGTCGGTGCGCACCAGCTATGAGACCATGCGCCGGCTCGGCGCGCTCGCCCGCAACATGATCCTGCAAGCCGCCGCAAAGCGCCTGAATGCGCCGATCACTGAACTGACGACGGAACCCGGCCGGGTCATCCATGCCGCGTCAGGGCGCAGCCTTGCCTATGGCGATGTTGCGAGTGAAGCACTGGATCTGCCGGTTCCTGCCCCTGAGAGCGTGGCGCTTCGGGACCCAAGCAAATTCCGCTGGATCGGCAAGCCGGTCGAACGGCTCGATATGCATGACAAGTCAACGGGCAAGGCAATCTACGCGATCGATTGCAAGATTGACGGCATGTTGCATGCCGCCGTCCAGCACGCACCGCGCCTCGGCCTGACCATAGGCAAGATTCGCAACGAAGATCAGCTCAAGGCAATGCCGGGCGTTCATTCCGTCCATAGCCTGCCCGGCGCTGTTGCCGTCGTCGCCGAACGCTGGTGGAATGCCAAGCGGGCAGCCGAGGCCGCCCAGGTCGATTGGCGTGAGCCCGGCTCGGACGCCAATCCTGCGCTCCGCTATATGCCCGCCGATTTTTCGACCACAGCTTTCAATGACAAGCTCGCCAACGAACCCGGCAATGGCAAGGAAGCGGAGAATGTCGGCGATATCGCCAAAGCGTTCGACGGCGCCAAGACCGTCGTTTCCGCCACCTACAGGAGCCAGTATCTGCATCATGCGCAGCTGGAGCCGCCATCGACCCTGGCCCGCTTCAATCCGGACGGCAGTCTCGAACTCTGGATGCCTAACCAGGCACCCGAGCAATTCCAGGCTGACATCGCCAAGCTGACGGGGCTCGATCCATCGAAGGTGATAATTCACAGCCCCATTCTTGGCGGCTTCTTCGGCCGGCATTTCCTGTACCCGTCGGCTAATCCCTATCCGCAGGCCATCCAGCTTGCAAAGGAAGTAGGGCGGCCGGTCAAGCTCATCTGGAGCCGCGAGGAAGAGTTTCTGCGCGATCCGATGCGCCCAATGGCGGCAGTGCGCTTCCGCGGTGCACTCGATGCTAACGGCATGCCAGTGGCGCTCGAAGCCATCAGCGCTTGCGAGGGGCCGACGGAAGGCGTTTACGGTCACAAGGAGGATTCGCTGGATCCGACGGCCCTGGAAGGCCTCGCCGGCAAATCCTATGCAATCCCGAACTACCGCATCGCGCAGATCTACGTCAAAAACCCGACGACGCTCGCCTATTGGCGCTCCGTCGGCAATTCCATGAACGACTTCTTCTACGAGACCTTCCTCGACGAGTTGGCGGACAAGGGTGGGCAGGACCCCTATGAGCTGCGCCTCAAGCTGCTGCAGAAGAACGAGCGGCTGAGCAATCTCCTGAAAGCGGCCGGCGACCTCTCAGGTGGCTGGAAACGGGGGCCTTTCACGGCAGACGACGGTTCGCGGCGCGCGCGCGGCGTGGCGATGGCTTCGCCTTTCGGCAGCCACACGGCTGCCATCGCCGAAGTATCGATCCGCAACGGCCAAGTCGTTGTTCATGACGTCTGGGAAGCGATCGACCCCGGCAGCATCGTCAATCCGGCGATCATCGAAGCACAGATCAATTCGGCGACCGCGCTCGGAATGTCACAGGTTCTGATGGAGGAGGCCGTTTACAAGAATGGCGAGCCGGTGGCGCGCAACTACGACCTCTATCCGATCCTGCCGCCGGATCGCATGGCGCGCGTTCATGTCCGCATCGTCGAAAGCGGGGCGGAAATGGGCGGCATCGGCGAGCCGGGCCTGCCAGCCGTCCCTCCGGCGGTCGCCAATGCGGTTTCCACGCTGACTGGCAAGCGGATACGCAGCATGCCTCTCTCCAACTACACCTTTGAAAGCTGA
- a CDS encoding c-type cytochrome codes for MKKLLLVLLLIIVLVTGGVAWFVTRTPASPFDNVAATQAPSEDLLQHGEYVARLGDCVACHSTPKSAPFAGGLEMGTPLGSIFTTNITPDKETGIGNYTLADFDRAVRQGVARDGHRLYPAMPYPSYVKMSDDDIRALYAYFMNRVAPVQQVDRPSGIKWPMNMRWPLALWNAVFTEGGTYQPKTAGDDQWNRGAYLVQGPGHCGSCHTPRAITMAEKALDESSPLYLSGALLDGWYGPSLRADPNTGLGRWSEDDIYAFLKTGRNGHAVVFGSMADAFNNSTQFMSDDDLKAISHYLKSLPGDPARDGTPWQYDEGTAQNVSLSNRENIPGAQTFVAKCSFCHGVDGRGKQQWIPPLAGSAASLAKENASQINVTLNGSSRIVANGIPDAYRMPPFRQQLSDQQIADVLTFVRSSWGNHGGAVAANDVKALREHTDPASSSPIILQMR; via the coding sequence TTGAAGAAACTTCTTCTGGTTCTTCTCCTGATCATCGTGCTTGTAACCGGCGGCGTCGCATGGTTCGTGACCCGCACGCCGGCATCTCCCTTCGACAATGTCGCCGCGACACAGGCGCCCTCGGAGGATCTGCTGCAGCACGGCGAATATGTTGCGCGCCTCGGCGACTGCGTTGCGTGCCACAGCACGCCGAAGAGCGCTCCCTTCGCCGGCGGGCTGGAAATGGGGACGCCGCTCGGCTCCATCTTCACGACCAACATCACCCCGGACAAGGAAACCGGCATCGGCAACTATACGCTCGCCGATTTCGACCGTGCCGTCCGCCAGGGTGTTGCCCGCGACGGGCATCGCCTCTATCCGGCCATGCCCTATCCTTCCTATGTGAAGATGAGCGACGACGATATTCGTGCGCTCTATGCCTATTTCATGAATAGGGTCGCGCCGGTCCAGCAGGTAGACAGACCCTCCGGCATCAAATGGCCGATGAACATGCGCTGGCCTCTGGCGCTCTGGAACGCCGTTTTCACCGAAGGCGGCACCTATCAGCCGAAAACGGCCGGCGACGACCAGTGGAACCGGGGCGCCTATCTTGTGCAGGGGCCGGGACACTGCGGCAGCTGCCATACGCCGCGCGCCATCACCATGGCGGAAAAGGCGCTGGATGAGAGCAGTCCGCTCTATCTTTCCGGCGCCCTTCTCGACGGCTGGTATGGGCCGAGCCTGCGTGCCGACCCCAATACCGGCCTTGGCCGCTGGAGCGAGGATGATATCTATGCCTTCCTAAAGACCGGCAGGAACGGTCATGCCGTGGTCTTCGGCTCGATGGCGGATGCCTTCAACAATTCGACGCAGTTCATGAGTGATGACGACCTGAAGGCGATAAGCCATTACCTGAAATCCCTGCCCGGCGATCCCGCTCGCGACGGCACCCCCTGGCAATATGACGAAGGTACTGCCCAGAACGTATCGCTTTCCAACCGCGAGAATATCCCGGGTGCCCAGACATTCGTCGCCAAATGCAGCTTCTGTCACGGCGTCGACGGACGCGGAAAGCAGCAATGGATACCGCCGCTCGCCGGCTCTGCCGCTTCGCTTGCGAAGGAAAACGCGTCGCAGATCAATGTAACGCTGAACGGCTCCAGCCGCATCGTTGCAAATGGAATCCCGGATGCCTATCGCATGCCGCCGTTCCGTCAGCAGCTTTCGGACCAGCAGATTGCCGATGTCCTGACATTCGTGCGCTCGTCCTGGGGGAATCATGGCGGAGCTGTTGCAGCAAACGATGTGAAGGCCTTGCGCGAGCATACGGATCCGGCAAGCAGCAGCCCGATCATATTGCAGATGCGGTAG
- a CDS encoding sensor histidine kinase has product MIYWWRRSLAAQFIGFTLLALVVSQCLTFSISWDERTKALHAAMKSEFFSRCASVTRLMESMPKPLREQALLASETSYSRFWLSQMEPTDASAWRSRAANELARPIENFIDLGAKWGMRSNSDVDHLMSKGIMTANAAEGWATPPPVLWSLPQPAKFVYFGDRNGYGLVVRLNDGMWLNTAFYKNVGDRWWDMKSLTSLATTALILSLIGVFIASRIARPLRRLAVSAEALGRGENLPPLPEEGPDDIRRTAEAFNRMQERLHRFVDDRTRMLAAIGHDLRTPLTSLRLRAEFVKDADIQQKMLSTIDELQSMTEAAISFARGESTAEETRAIELEALVGSICDDLADLGLPVEYLEGPKTTYRCRPDGLRRAVRNLAENAARYGGYARVHIHHSVSTIDIVVEDNGPGIPEDMKEKVFAPFFRLEASRNRGTGGVGLGLSIARAVARQHGGDILLQPNNPGLKAIISLPQEGQVKTPSSRVSRRRKRAQALKLAGQEH; this is encoded by the coding sequence ATGATCTACTGGTGGAGGAGGAGCCTTGCTGCCCAGTTCATCGGCTTTACCCTGCTTGCCCTTGTCGTCTCGCAGTGCCTGACATTTTCGATTTCCTGGGACGAGCGCACCAAGGCGCTGCATGCCGCGATGAAGAGCGAATTCTTCAGCCGCTGCGCCTCCGTCACGCGCTTGATGGAATCCATGCCCAAGCCGTTGCGTGAACAGGCGCTGCTCGCAAGTGAGACCAGCTATTCCCGTTTCTGGCTTTCGCAGATGGAGCCGACGGATGCCAGCGCATGGCGCTCGCGTGCGGCAAACGAACTTGCGCGGCCGATCGAGAATTTTATCGACCTTGGGGCGAAGTGGGGTATGCGCTCGAACTCCGATGTCGATCATCTGATGTCGAAGGGGATAATGACGGCGAACGCCGCCGAGGGCTGGGCTACCCCGCCGCCTGTTCTCTGGAGCCTGCCGCAGCCGGCAAAATTCGTTTATTTCGGGGATCGCAATGGATACGGCCTTGTTGTCAGGCTCAATGACGGCATGTGGCTGAATACGGCGTTCTATAAGAATGTCGGCGACCGCTGGTGGGATATGAAATCGCTCACCTCCCTTGCGACCACCGCGCTCATCCTGTCGCTCATCGGAGTATTCATCGCCAGCCGCATCGCACGCCCGCTGAGACGGCTTGCCGTTTCGGCGGAAGCCTTGGGGCGCGGCGAAAATCTTCCGCCGCTGCCCGAAGAAGGACCTGATGACATCAGGCGCACGGCCGAGGCGTTCAACAGGATGCAGGAACGCCTGCATCGCTTCGTCGACGATCGCACCCGGATGCTGGCCGCAATCGGCCATGATCTCAGGACGCCGCTGACTTCGCTTCGGTTGCGGGCGGAATTCGTCAAGGACGCCGATATCCAGCAGAAGATGCTATCGACCATCGACGAACTTCAGAGCATGACGGAAGCCGCCATTTCCTTCGCACGCGGCGAATCCACGGCCGAGGAAACGCGAGCCATCGAACTGGAGGCACTGGTCGGCAGCATCTGCGACGACCTTGCCGATCTCGGCCTGCCGGTGGAATATCTCGAAGGGCCGAAGACGACCTATCGCTGCCGGCCCGATGGCTTGCGCCGCGCCGTCCGCAATCTTGCGGAAAATGCGGCGCGCTACGGCGGCTATGCCAGGGTCCATATTCACCATTCCGTCAGCACCATCGATATCGTTGTCGAAGACAATGGCCCGGGCATACCTGAGGATATGAAGGAAAAGGTATTCGCGCCCTTCTTCCGTCTGGAAGCTTCGAGAAACAGGGGCACGGGCGGCGTCGGACTCGGCCTGTCTATTGCAAGGGCAGTGGCCCGGCAGCATGGCGGCGATATCCTGCTTCAGCCCAACAATCCCGGTCTGAAGGCTATCATTTCCTTGCCCCAGGAAGGGCAGGTCAAGACACCCTCGTCGCGGGTGAGCAGGAGAAGAAAGCGGGCGCAAGCTCTCAAGCTTGCCGGGCAGGAACACTAG
- a CDS encoding response regulator, with protein sequence MQKAAHIAVVDDHSDIRDLVGQYLEQQGYKVSVADSGLALRRIIERGAVDLIVLDVMMPGEDGLSVCRHLRATTDTPIIFLTAMSEDTDRIIGLELGADDYLVKPFNPRELLARIRAVLRRANGVPQQQRETLKKARVVRVGQWRVNMGRQELSGDDGVGIPLSTAEFRLLKVFLERPGMVLSREQLLDLTVGRTADIFDRSIDNQVSRLRKKIEPDPKNPSVIKTHWGGGYSLSADVGFE encoded by the coding sequence ATGCAAAAAGCTGCGCACATCGCCGTCGTCGATGATCATTCGGACATAAGGGACCTTGTCGGCCAGTATCTCGAGCAGCAGGGCTACAAGGTCAGCGTTGCCGATAGCGGGCTTGCCCTGAGACGGATTATCGAACGCGGTGCCGTGGATCTAATCGTTCTCGATGTCATGATGCCGGGCGAAGATGGTCTCTCCGTCTGCCGTCATCTCAGGGCGACGACGGATACCCCCATCATCTTCCTGACCGCCATGAGCGAGGATACCGACCGCATCATCGGCCTCGAACTGGGGGCTGACGATTATCTGGTGAAGCCATTCAATCCGCGCGAATTGCTGGCACGCATCCGGGCTGTCCTGCGTCGGGCCAATGGCGTGCCGCAGCAGCAGCGGGAAACGCTGAAAAAGGCCAGGGTGGTCCGCGTCGGTCAGTGGCGCGTCAATATGGGGCGGCAGGAGCTTTCGGGCGACGATGGTGTCGGCATCCCGCTCAGCACCGCCGAATTCCGACTTCTGAAGGTCTTCCTCGAACGTCCGGGCATGGTGCTCAGCCGCGAGCAGCTTCTCGATCTGACGGTTGGCAGGACCGCCGACATCTTCGACAGAAGCATCGACAACCAGGTGAGCCGCCTGCGCAAGAAGATCGAGCCGGATCCGAAGAACCCTTCGGTCATCAAGACGCATTGGGGCGGCGGCTACAGCCTCTCGGCTGATGTGGGGTTCGAATGA
- a CDS encoding flavodoxin: protein MHISRRTVLTSMVAAAAAPRWSFAADGRRVLVVYYSYTGHTGAVAEKLRALLGAELFEIQMRNPYPLDMQRAAEQSKYELETGELPPLLDGLPNLSKYDLILVGGPVWWNTITPPVMSFLERTDFGGRKVAAFATYVLEPAHYERNFAAQARSASLLPSLMISEFEVTERLADKAIASWALKNLRKDAPQAL from the coding sequence ATGCACATTTCCCGCCGCACCGTGTTGACATCGATGGTGGCCGCGGCCGCCGCACCCAGATGGAGCTTCGCCGCAGACGGGCGACGGGTTCTGGTCGTCTATTATTCCTATACCGGCCATACCGGCGCGGTTGCCGAAAAGCTTCGCGCGCTCCTGGGGGCCGAGCTCTTCGAAATCCAGATGCGCAACCCCTATCCTCTCGACATGCAGCGTGCTGCCGAGCAGTCCAAATACGAGCTGGAAACGGGCGAGCTTCCTCCCTTGCTCGACGGCCTTCCCAATCTTTCGAAATACGATCTGATCCTCGTCGGCGGCCCGGTGTGGTGGAATACCATCACGCCGCCTGTCATGAGTTTCCTCGAACGGACGGATTTCGGAGGGCGGAAGGTTGCCGCCTTCGCCACATATGTGCTGGAGCCGGCGCACTACGAAAGGAATTTTGCCGCACAGGCACGCAGCGCTTCGCTTCTGCCCAGCCTGATGATCAGCGAATTCGAGGTCACGGAGCGGTTGGCCGACAAGGCCATCGCGTCCTGGGCTCTCAAAAACCTGCGGAAGGATGCGCCGCAAGCTCTCTAA
- a CDS encoding arabinose transporter — protein sequence MAFQSTPDPARGRLLLLSAILFISYLCIGISFPIVPLYVSEQLRLGNVWAGLGVGIAFLATILTRGYAGGLSDHCGAKVAVTRGLAFYVVGALTALGAGVLTQMPLASFLLLLLGRLALGLGESLVAVGIIAWGIGVVGPARSGRVLALVGAAIYGALAAGGPIGLTLFSRLGFAGTMAISAVLPLLGLVAIWRVPAIAPHPGAPRPPFWTVVGRVWLHGAVVCFQGIGFAAIGAFFTLYFLDRGWSYAGLGLTAFGVGFVLVRVLFGHLPDRIGGLPVALGSLAVEAVGQLLIWSAADPTLALAGAFLTGLGCSLIYPSMGREVVRRVEPHLRGTALGGFSAFQDLAYGLTGPFAGLLADRAGYGSVFLAGTVAAIAGLLIALSLRRIRTVAFS from the coding sequence ATGGCTTTTCAATCGACACCCGATCCGGCGCGCGGCCGGCTGCTGCTGCTGAGCGCCATTCTCTTCATTTCCTATCTTTGCATCGGCATCTCGTTTCCGATCGTGCCGCTTTATGTGAGCGAGCAGCTCCGGCTCGGCAATGTCTGGGCCGGGCTCGGCGTCGGCATCGCCTTTCTGGCAACCATACTCACGCGCGGCTATGCCGGGGGACTCTCGGATCATTGCGGCGCCAAGGTCGCTGTGACGCGGGGGCTTGCATTCTATGTCGTCGGCGCTTTGACGGCTTTGGGTGCCGGCGTTCTCACCCAGATGCCGTTAGCGTCCTTTCTGCTCCTCCTTCTGGGACGCTTGGCTTTGGGGCTGGGCGAAAGTCTGGTTGCCGTGGGCATCATCGCCTGGGGCATCGGCGTCGTCGGCCCGGCGCGTTCGGGCAGGGTTCTGGCGCTGGTCGGCGCCGCCATCTATGGAGCGCTCGCTGCCGGCGGGCCGATCGGTCTGACATTGTTCAGCCGGCTCGGCTTTGCCGGGACAATGGCGATCAGCGCTGTCCTGCCACTCCTGGGCCTGGTGGCAATCTGGCGGGTTCCCGCCATTGCGCCTCATCCCGGTGCGCCGCGCCCGCCATTCTGGACCGTCGTCGGCAGGGTCTGGCTGCATGGGGCGGTCGTGTGTTTTCAGGGCATAGGCTTCGCCGCGATCGGTGCCTTCTTCACGCTGTATTTCCTCGACCGGGGCTGGAGCTATGCCGGGCTGGGTCTGACCGCCTTCGGCGTCGGCTTCGTTCTGGTACGCGTGCTCTTCGGCCATCTGCCTGATCGTATCGGTGGCTTGCCGGTCGCGCTCGGGTCACTGGCCGTAGAAGCGGTAGGCCAATTGCTGATCTGGAGTGCCGCCGATCCCACGCTCGCCCTGGCGGGTGCCTTTCTGACCGGTCTCGGATGCTCACTGATCTATCCTTCCATGGGCCGCGAGGTCGTCCGGCGGGTGGAACCGCATCTGCGCGGTACCGCGCTTGGAGGCTTCTCGGCCTTTCAGGACCTCGCCTACGGGCTGACCGGGCCATTTGCCGGCCTTTTGGCCGACCGGGCCGGCTATGGCAGCGTCTTTCTGGCAGGCACCGTCGCCGCGATCGCCGGCCTGTTGATCGCACTCTCGCTCCGCAGGATACGCACTGTTGCGTTCAGCTGA
- a CDS encoding phosphatase PAP2 family protein: MWKFASNSWSSDSGQARLRRRQEHAKADGELAAIGMLIVWSSFVFVVFPKLDLAVARLFAHGHIFWLAENPWLKAVRDIARLSQPYILGTMAVIIVLHVFLPRRLRFCSPHKPLFVLLSFAAGPLLVVQTLKAAIGRVRPRQLIEFGGTADFTPVWQFSAACSRNCSFPSGEAAAAAAALSLLIFVPVGRRWIAAVILVPCSLFVAFNRVIFGAHFLSDVMLGWLLTMFAMAMVWRWIEANSRMIDRHVTRLMFR, translated from the coding sequence ATGTGGAAATTTGCATCGAATTCCTGGAGCTCCGATTCCGGCCAAGCGCGGCTGCGCCGGCGGCAGGAGCACGCAAAGGCAGATGGCGAGTTGGCAGCCATCGGTATGCTGATCGTCTGGAGCAGTTTCGTCTTCGTGGTCTTTCCGAAACTCGATCTGGCCGTTGCGCGCTTATTTGCCCACGGACATATCTTCTGGCTCGCGGAAAACCCCTGGCTGAAGGCGGTGAGGGATATTGCCCGTCTAAGTCAGCCTTATATCCTCGGCACCATGGCTGTCATCATCGTCCTGCATGTTTTTCTGCCGCGGCGACTGCGGTTCTGCTCCCCTCACAAGCCGCTTTTCGTGCTCCTGAGCTTTGCCGCCGGGCCGCTATTGGTGGTGCAGACGCTGAAAGCAGCGATTGGACGCGTGCGCCCTCGTCAGCTGATCGAGTTTGGGGGCACAGCTGATTTTACCCCGGTGTGGCAGTTTTCGGCGGCGTGCAGCCGCAATTGTTCCTTCCCTTCCGGCGAAGCAGCCGCGGCTGCCGCGGCGCTGTCGCTATTGATATTCGTGCCTGTGGGGCGCAGATGGATTGCTGCGGTGATCCTGGTACCATGCTCGCTGTTCGTGGCGTTCAACCGCGTGATCTTTGGTGCTCATTTCCTGTCGGATGTCATGCTCGGATGGCTTTTGACCATGTTTGCCATGGCCATGGTCTGGCGCTGGATCGAAGCGAATTCGCGGATGATCGATCGCCATGTCACGCGCCTGATGTTCAGATGA
- a CDS encoding response regulator, with amino-acid sequence MDNSLVLIVEDESAIAQILEGYLTRDGFRTVRAGDGETALQHHALLKPDLVLLDVRLPKLDGFGVLGRLRQAGSTPVIMVTAVADDIDRLSGLRLGADDYVVKPFNPQEVVARVRAVLRRTQGERAEAIKRFGALEVDFGSYTVFINRDEGRVAVPLTLSEFRILAYMIRHPTQAFARADILDACLPESDALVRTVDTHISNLRRKLEEMGLIGFFPAVRGIGYRFSDPR; translated from the coding sequence GTGGATAACAGTCTCGTTCTCATCGTGGAGGATGAATCGGCAATCGCACAGATACTCGAGGGCTATCTGACCCGGGACGGCTTTCGCACGGTTCGCGCCGGCGACGGTGAAACCGCGCTGCAGCATCATGCGCTCTTGAAGCCCGACCTCGTGCTTCTGGATGTTCGTTTGCCGAAACTGGATGGCTTCGGCGTGCTCGGCCGCCTGCGCCAGGCCGGCTCGACGCCGGTCATCATGGTCACAGCCGTCGCTGATGACATCGACCGACTGAGCGGGTTGCGCCTCGGTGCCGACGACTATGTCGTCAAACCGTTCAACCCGCAGGAAGTCGTCGCTCGCGTCAGAGCGGTCCTGCGCCGGACGCAGGGCGAGCGCGCGGAAGCCATCAAGCGCTTCGGCGCGCTGGAGGTCGATTTCGGCAGCTATACCGTCTTCATCAACAGGGACGAAGGCCGTGTTGCAGTGCCGTTGACGCTGAGCGAATTCCGAATCCTCGCCTACATGATCCGCCATCCGACCCAGGCTTTCGCGCGCGCCGATATCCTCGATGCCTGCCTGCCGGAAAGCGATGCCCTGGTGCGCACGGTCGATACGCACATCTCCAACCTCAGGCGCAAACTGGAGGAAATGGGACTGATCGGTTTCTTTCCTGCCGTACGCGGCATCGGCTATCGCTTTTCGGACCCGAGATGA
- a CDS encoding ATP-binding protein translates to MKKPRFPSAPLATLTAVVTTIMLLLSVGLTYLGVDWYATYLEQGISDALPPRAATAYKMLSENKIPDGDSLKLLVEHLNSLTEPTDLKVQLSVLVFGLLSALLCAVIGVFLARRLARPLEDLTSAAEGLKSGDFSVRVAASYRSTREVASLVETFNALATSLETMEERLRFNNMAVAHELRTPLTILQGSLQSMLDGVFPMDRKIISDLLLQVEGLGRVVEDLRTLSLAIGQKLVMDRQRIDASLLVATVIASAKPMLEASKLQVETGLKPAWISADSPRIRQAVLALLENACRYAAEGGWLRCETEQLADDSIVIRVLDRGPGFPQDMDAVAVNPFWRGDPSRSRATGGTGLGLSVVQAIAVAHGGHLEFANRPEGGAMVAIHLTGSMPEEAHGSGQQGQCRLC, encoded by the coding sequence ATGAAGAAACCGAGATTTCCGAGCGCACCGCTTGCAACGCTCACGGCCGTCGTCACCACGATCATGCTGCTGCTCAGTGTCGGCCTGACCTATCTGGGAGTCGACTGGTATGCGACCTATCTGGAGCAGGGTATCAGCGATGCTCTGCCGCCGCGAGCCGCGACAGCCTACAAGATGCTGAGCGAAAACAAGATTCCCGACGGGGATTCGCTTAAGCTGCTCGTCGAACATCTTAATTCGCTGACGGAGCCGACGGATCTCAAGGTGCAGCTTTCCGTACTCGTTTTCGGACTCTTGTCGGCTCTGCTCTGCGCCGTAATCGGCGTCTTCCTGGCACGGCGGCTTGCGCGCCCGCTCGAAGATCTCACTTCCGCCGCCGAGGGCCTGAAGTCCGGCGACTTCTCCGTCCGCGTCGCAGCCTCCTATCGCAGCACGCGCGAAGTCGCGAGCCTCGTTGAAACCTTCAACGCCCTTGCGACCAGCCTGGAGACGATGGAAGAAAGATTGCGCTTCAACAACATGGCGGTTGCACATGAGCTGCGCACGCCGTTGACCATCCTGCAGGGATCCCTGCAGAGCATGCTCGACGGCGTGTTTCCGATGGATCGGAAAATCATTTCCGACCTCCTCCTGCAGGTCGAAGGCCTGGGACGGGTTGTCGAGGATCTGCGCACCCTGTCGCTCGCCATCGGTCAGAAACTCGTGATGGACCGTCAGCGCATCGACGCATCCCTGCTGGTCGCGACTGTCATCGCCTCGGCAAAACCCATGCTGGAAGCCAGCAAGCTGCAGGTCGAAACCGGGCTGAAACCCGCCTGGATCTCGGCCGACTCCCCCCGCATTCGCCAAGCCGTGCTGGCGCTGCTCGAAAATGCGTGCCGCTACGCTGCCGAAGGCGGATGGCTGCGATGCGAAACCGAGCAGCTGGCGGACGATAGCATCGTCATTCGCGTTCTCGATCGCGGTCCCGGATTTCCGCAGGATATGGATGCCGTCGCCGTCAACCCTTTCTGGCGCGGCGATCCCTCGCGTTCGCGGGCGACCGGCGGCACCGGACTGGGACTATCCGTGGTGCAGGCAATCGCGGTTGCCCACGGCGGACATCTTGAATTCGCAAATCGGCCCGAGGGCGGCGCCATGGTCGCAATCCATTTGACGGGCAGCATGCCGGAAGAAGCGCACGGTTCCGGACAGCAGGGGCAATGCCGGCTTTGTTGA
- a CDS encoding DUF535 family protein yields the protein MLHRTRHRSGGRHEGAFAIKLLRVSDQALLCTARFTFVNQGMEGRYTFVVGSMQGPRNAKQRIVEVTRDLAGLRPKEAILIVLQGLAAEGGMQHFLAVSQARHPIQYRRRARQSMLLSNIDAFWLERSTEPEGVYGFRVPYSTILETDRRSQSKSWFYNIGELFH from the coding sequence ATGCTGCATCGCACTCGCCACCGCAGCGGTGGCCGGCATGAGGGCGCTTTCGCGATCAAACTCCTGCGCGTGAGCGATCAGGCACTTCTCTGCACGGCAAGATTCACCTTCGTCAATCAAGGGATGGAGGGGCGCTATACATTCGTCGTCGGCAGCATGCAGGGGCCGCGCAATGCCAAGCAGCGTATCGTCGAGGTGACCCGCGATCTTGCGGGCCTGCGCCCGAAAGAGGCAATCCTCATCGTGCTGCAGGGCCTTGCGGCGGAAGGCGGGATGCAGCACTTCCTGGCCGTCTCGCAGGCAAGGCATCCGATCCAGTATCGCCGGCGCGCCCGGCAATCGATGTTGCTATCGAACATCGATGCTTTCTGGCTCGAGCGCTCTACCGAACCGGAAGGGGTCTACGGCTTCAGGGTTCCCTATTCGACGATCCTCGAAACTGACAGGCGCAGCCAGAGCAAGTCGTGGTTCTACAATATCGGCGAACTCTTCCATTGA